One region of Pseudomonas glycinae genomic DNA includes:
- a CDS encoding tail fiber assembly protein, giving the protein MFNYLFDGSGALSGPVEFFVTPGIGIQLPGNAVELSFELPAPEAGRTWALINGVPREVIDRRGPVFRKDGGGQQIWSELGELPDTLTTQPWPGEFHVWRGDAWQVDEQARLLSISQQMLEQRDTLLRDAVLRIAPLQYAEDIGDASHEEQLQLLEWKLYSVELNRIEKQAGFPTEITWPAVPGASVTN; this is encoded by the coding sequence ATGTTCAACTATCTGTTTGACGGCTCGGGCGCCTTGTCCGGGCCTGTCGAGTTTTTTGTGACCCCGGGCATCGGTATTCAACTGCCCGGCAATGCGGTGGAGTTGTCCTTCGAGTTGCCCGCGCCAGAAGCCGGTCGTACCTGGGCCCTGATCAACGGTGTACCGCGAGAGGTGATTGACCGGCGCGGTCCGGTTTTCCGCAAGGATGGCGGCGGGCAGCAGATCTGGAGTGAGTTGGGGGAGTTGCCCGATACCCTCACAACGCAGCCCTGGCCGGGGGAATTTCATGTGTGGCGCGGCGACGCCTGGCAAGTGGATGAACAGGCCCGATTGCTCAGCATCAGCCAGCAGATGCTGGAACAGCGCGACACGCTGCTGCGCGATGCCGTCCTGCGCATCGCCCCCCTGCAATACGCCGAAGACATCGGCGACGCCAGCCACGAAGAGCAACTGCAATTGCTCGAATGGAAGCTCTATAGCGTGGAGCTGAATCGCATAGAAAAGCAGGCCGGTTTCCCCACTGAAATCACTTGGCCGGCAGTGCCCGGCGCAAGCGTAACCAACTGA
- the recX gene encoding recombination regulator RecX — translation MTTAVLDTLVAVRRTAMDLLARREHGRVELTRKLRQRGAPPEMIETALDRLTEEGLLSEARYLESFVSYRARSGYGPLRIREELSLRGLQRADIELALRESGINWQEQLTDTWQRKFSGQLPGDAKERARQGRFLAYRGFSMEMINRLFSGRGMDD, via the coding sequence ATGACAACCGCCGTACTCGATACCCTCGTCGCGGTGCGGCGAACCGCCATGGACCTGCTCGCACGCCGCGAGCACGGTCGAGTCGAGCTGACGCGCAAACTGCGTCAGCGTGGCGCTCCCCCCGAGATGATCGAAACGGCCCTCGACCGATTGACGGAAGAAGGGCTGCTTTCCGAAGCCCGATATCTTGAAAGCTTTGTTTCCTATCGCGCCCGCTCCGGTTATGGCCCTCTGCGGATTCGCGAAGAACTGAGCCTGCGCGGTTTGCAACGCGCCGATATCGAACTCGCCTTGCGCGAGAGCGGCATAAACTGGCAGGAGCAGCTAACGGACACGTGGCAACGGAAGTTCTCCGGACAACTTCCCGGCGATGCCAAGGAACGCGCCAGACAAGGTCGATTCCTGGCGTACCGGGGATTCTCGATGGAGATGATCAACCGCTTGTTCAGCGGTAGAGGGATGGACGATTAA
- a CDS encoding baseplate J/gp47 family protein, whose translation MPFETPSLPVLIKRTQSDLAGDSLRQSDAQVLARTLGGAAYGLYGYLDWIAEQILPDTADESTLERIAALRLNQPRKPAQVATGTVSFSATAGAVLDADTLLQASDGRTFKVTVARTTVNGVNSTSIAALDAGSLGNAEAGLALTPVQPIAGVVSNSFVVLAPGLNGGVARESLESLRSRVIRSYRVIPHGGSASDYETWALEVPGVTRAWCRGGFLGPGTVGVYIMRDDDPQPVPNADQLAEVQAYIEPLRPVTAEVHVRPPVQKPVTYQLKLIPDTTAVRAAVETQLRDLHNREADLGEDLLISHIREAISSAAGETDHVLSAPVANVAAGDSELLTFGGCVWLP comes from the coding sequence ATGCCGTTTGAAACCCCTTCGCTGCCGGTGCTGATCAAGCGCACCCAAAGCGACCTGGCCGGCGATTCGCTGCGCCAGTCCGATGCGCAAGTCCTGGCCCGTACACTCGGTGGTGCCGCTTACGGTTTGTATGGCTACCTTGACTGGATTGCCGAGCAGATCCTGCCCGACACCGCCGATGAATCGACCCTGGAACGCATCGCCGCACTGCGCCTGAACCAACCGCGCAAACCGGCGCAGGTTGCCACCGGCACGGTCAGCTTCAGCGCCACGGCGGGCGCGGTGCTGGACGCCGATACGTTGCTGCAGGCGAGTGACGGTCGCACCTTCAAAGTCACCGTCGCGCGCACCACCGTCAATGGCGTCAACAGCACCAGCATCGCCGCGCTGGATGCCGGCAGTCTGGGTAACGCCGAGGCCGGGCTGGCGTTGACGCCGGTGCAGCCGATCGCCGGTGTGGTCAGCAACAGTTTTGTGGTGCTGGCGCCGGGGCTCAATGGCGGCGTGGCGCGGGAAAGCCTGGAGTCATTGCGCTCGCGGGTGATCCGCTCCTATCGCGTGATCCCCCACGGCGGTTCGGCCAGCGACTATGAAACCTGGGCGCTGGAAGTACCGGGTGTGACCCGCGCGTGGTGCCGTGGCGGCTTCCTCGGGCCGGGCACCGTCGGCGTGTACATCATGCGCGACGACGATCCGCAACCGGTGCCGAATGCCGATCAACTGGCCGAAGTGCAGGCTTATATCGAGCCGTTGCGCCCGGTGACTGCCGAAGTGCATGTACGCCCGCCGGTGCAGAAGCCGGTGACTTATCAACTGAAGCTGATCCCCGACACCACTGCCGTGCGTGCCGCCGTCGAAACTCAGCTGCGCGACCTGCATAACCGTGAAGCCGACCTGGGCGAGGATCTGTTGATCAGCCATATCCGCGAAGCGATCAGCAGCGCGGCAGGTGAAACCGATCACGTGCTGTCAGCCCCGGTGGCGAACGTGGCCGCGGGTGACAGCGAACTGCTCACCTTCGGGGGTTGCGTATGGCTGCCATAA
- a CDS encoding phage baseplate assembly protein V: MSLLTRLLARGTVVLANSASKLQSLQMRLTAGEVNDDMEHFEPYGFTSHPLAGAEGVVTFLGGDRSHAIALVVADRRYRLQSLAAGEVAIYTDEGDKIHFKRGRIIDIETATLNIRASTAVNFETPVINQTGKIVSKGDQVAGGISQIKHVHVGVQAGSGQTGAPAGGQ; encoded by the coding sequence ATGAGCCTACTGACACGCCTGCTGGCGCGCGGCACTGTCGTGCTCGCCAATTCGGCATCCAAGCTGCAATCGCTGCAAATGCGCCTCACCGCCGGTGAAGTGAACGACGACATGGAGCACTTCGAACCCTACGGCTTCACCAGCCATCCGCTGGCCGGTGCCGAAGGTGTCGTCACGTTTCTCGGCGGTGACCGTTCTCACGCCATCGCTCTGGTGGTCGCCGACCGCCGTTACCGCCTGCAATCGCTGGCGGCCGGCGAGGTGGCGATCTACACCGACGAGGGCGACAAGATTCACTTCAAGCGCGGGCGGATCATCGACATCGAAACCGCCACGCTCAATATCCGCGCCAGCACCGCCGTGAACTTCGAGACGCCGGTGATCAACCAGACCGGCAAGATCGTTTCCAAGGGCGATCAAGTGGCCGGCGGCATCAGCCAGATCAAGCACGTGCACGTTGGCGTGCAGGCGGGCAGTGGCCAGACCGGCGCGCCGGCGGGAGGTCAGTGA
- a CDS encoding CinA family protein, translating into MKEITQLAAELGRRLQLLNSHVTTAESCTGGGIAEAITRIPGSSAWFEAGYVTYSNRQKTQQLNVPTELFGTVGAVSREVVEAMVRGAQEKSLARFAVAVSGVAGPDGGSPNKPVGTVWLAWGVGDQVSSEVQHFPGNRDDVRRQTVKAALEGLLRLAAREIENQG; encoded by the coding sequence GTGAAAGAAATCACTCAACTGGCGGCCGAACTTGGCCGACGTCTGCAATTGCTCAATTCTCACGTCACTACGGCCGAGTCCTGTACCGGTGGCGGGATTGCCGAAGCCATCACCCGCATTCCGGGAAGTTCGGCATGGTTCGAGGCGGGTTACGTGACCTACTCCAACCGCCAGAAAACCCAGCAGCTGAATGTACCGACCGAGCTGTTCGGCACCGTGGGCGCGGTCAGTCGCGAAGTGGTCGAGGCCATGGTGCGCGGCGCCCAGGAAAAAAGCCTGGCGCGGTTTGCCGTGGCGGTCAGCGGCGTGGCCGGGCCGGACGGTGGTTCGCCGAACAAACCGGTGGGCACCGTCTGGCTGGCGTGGGGCGTGGGCGACCAGGTTTCCAGCGAGGTCCAGCACTTCCCCGGCAACCGCGACGACGTCCGCCGACAAACGGTGAAGGCCGCGCTAGAGGGCTTGCTGCGACTAGCGGCACGAGAAATCGAAAATCAGGGGTAG
- a CDS encoding DNA circularization protein — MNWRDRLLPASFRGVGFWIDQAKTPVGRKGQLHEYPQRDLPFFEDLGQQAKTHDLTAFIIGADCLEQRDKLLQALEQGSGELVHPWLGRLQVKVGECDMTHTRQDGGMVTFSLKFYPDRPLPFPTATVSTQKVLLIKADGLLGSAVARFEQAMTLIKAARIGIANLRNSLTGVYDVIKEQLKPLIAQYKQITELVRAVKELPKEVAAEFKGLLGDIKELKAFAKEGYRGVIADVSQQIEAIRKADAPKITTGKDTNAAAQAMANLVQDTLIVKVAQWVASMPVASTPVKLTSTPSLDQQSKQPVSRQEVPVTDDLQALQKELNEALQKAQDKADPAHYQAIADVKEALIAHLKAVASSGVRLVSKTFQETFPAVVVAYKQFGDATRVTEVIQRNGLSHPSFPPNEVKVSRE; from the coding sequence ATGAACTGGCGTGACCGTTTGTTGCCGGCATCCTTTCGCGGTGTCGGTTTCTGGATCGACCAGGCGAAAACCCCGGTCGGTCGCAAGGGGCAGTTGCACGAATACCCGCAACGCGACCTGCCGTTTTTCGAGGACCTCGGCCAGCAGGCCAAGACCCACGATCTGACGGCGTTCATCATCGGTGCCGATTGCCTGGAGCAGCGCGACAAGCTGCTCCAGGCCCTGGAGCAGGGCAGCGGCGAACTGGTGCATCCGTGGCTGGGGCGCTTGCAGGTCAAGGTCGGCGAGTGCGACATGACCCATACCCGCCAGGACGGCGGGATGGTGACGTTCAGCCTGAAGTTCTACCCCGACCGGCCGCTGCCGTTTCCGACGGCGACGGTCAGCACGCAAAAAGTCCTGCTGATCAAGGCCGACGGTTTGCTCGGCTCGGCGGTGGCGCGTTTCGAACAGGCGATGACCCTGATCAAGGCGGCGCGGATCGGCATCGCCAATCTGCGCAACAGCCTCACCGGGGTGTACGACGTGATCAAGGAACAGCTCAAACCGCTGATCGCGCAGTACAAGCAGATCACCGAACTGGTCAGAGCCGTGAAGGAGCTGCCCAAGGAAGTGGCGGCGGAGTTCAAGGGGTTGCTCGGCGATATCAAGGAGCTGAAGGCATTCGCGAAGGAGGGCTACCGTGGCGTGATTGCCGACGTGTCCCAACAGATCGAAGCCATCCGCAAGGCCGACGCGCCGAAAATCACCACCGGCAAGGACACCAACGCCGCCGCGCAAGCGATGGCCAACCTGGTGCAGGACACGCTGATCGTCAAAGTGGCGCAGTGGGTGGCCTCGATGCCGGTGGCGTCGACACCGGTGAAACTGACCTCGACACCCTCGCTGGACCAGCAATCGAAGCAGCCGGTCAGCCGTCAGGAAGTTCCGGTCACCGACGATCTGCAAGCCCTGCAAAAAGAGTTGAACGAAGCGCTGCAAAAGGCCCAGGACAAGGCCGACCCCGCGCACTATCAAGCCATCGCCGATGTGAAGGAGGCGCTGATCGCGCACCTCAAGGCCGTGGCTTCGTCCGGTGTGCGACTGGTCAGCAAAACCTTTCAGGAAACCTTTCCGGCAGTGGTCGTGGCCTACAAACAGTTTGGCGACGCCACCCGTGTGACCGAGGTCATTCAGCGCAACGGTCTGTCTCATCCGAGCTTCCCACCCAACGAAGTCAAAGTTTCCCGGGAGTGA
- a CDS encoding phage GP46 family protein encodes MLFSQNLHAALTRAVLISLFTWRRAADDDALDDEERFGWWGDTFPTVADDRIGSRLWLLRRVKLTRQTQMDAEFYAREALQWLIDDGHCSAIDIISERLDAQRLNLRSVLTLADGERLDINPDNSWQVIYAV; translated from the coding sequence ATGCTTTTCAGTCAGAACCTCCACGCCGCGCTGACCCGTGCGGTGCTGATCAGCCTGTTCACCTGGCGCCGCGCCGCCGACGACGATGCCCTCGACGACGAGGAGCGTTTCGGCTGGTGGGGCGACACCTTTCCCACCGTGGCCGACGATCGCATCGGCTCACGACTGTGGCTGTTGCGCCGGGTCAAGCTGACCCGCCAGACGCAGATGGACGCCGAGTTCTATGCCCGCGAAGCCTTGCAGTGGCTGATCGATGACGGCCACTGCAGCGCCATCGACATCATCAGCGAACGCCTCGACGCCCAGCGCCTGAACCTGCGCTCGGTCCTGACCCTGGCCGACGGCGAACGCCTGGACATCAACCCCGATAACAGTTGGCAGGTGATCTATGCCGTTTGA
- a CDS encoding YmfQ family protein, whose translation MAAIRTAAQYQAQLRALLPSGPAWDPERVPELEEVLQGVAVELARLDARAADLLNEMDPAGVSELVPDWEQVMNLPDPCLGATPLFDDRRLAVRRRLLAVGSQAVGYYLEIAKSQGYPNATITELEAPRMGRSRFGAAHWGTWEAQFMWTLNTGGRLLLGRRYGASYWGERFGVNPGSALECLIHRAAPAHTKVHINYD comes from the coding sequence ATGGCTGCCATAAGAACCGCCGCGCAATACCAGGCGCAACTGCGCGCCTTGCTGCCGAGCGGTCCGGCATGGGATCCGGAGCGCGTGCCGGAGCTTGAGGAAGTGCTGCAAGGCGTCGCCGTCGAACTGGCGCGCCTCGACGCTCGCGCCGCCGACCTGCTCAACGAGATGGACCCGGCCGGCGTCAGCGAACTGGTGCCGGACTGGGAGCAGGTGATGAACCTGCCCGACCCGTGCCTCGGCGCCACGCCGCTGTTCGACGACCGTCGCCTCGCCGTGCGCCGCCGCTTGCTGGCGGTCGGCAGCCAGGCCGTCGGCTACTACCTGGAAATCGCCAAAAGCCAGGGTTACCCCAACGCCACCATCACCGAACTCGAAGCCCCGCGTATGGGCCGTTCGCGTTTCGGCGCAGCGCACTGGGGCACCTGGGAAGCGCAGTTCATGTGGACGCTCAATACTGGCGGCCGCTTGCTGCTCGGCCGGCGTTATGGCGCGAGCTACTGGGGCGAGCGCTTCGGCGTGAATCCGGGCTCGGCGCTGGAATGCCTGATCCACCGGGCGGCACCGGCGCATACCAAGGTGCATATCAACTATGACTAG
- a CDS encoding glycoside hydrolase family 19 protein, with protein MQITEDNLLTIMPNARRQAGVFVSALNDAMARHRIDTPKRIAAFLAQIGHESGQLQYVRELGNNQYLSKYDTGTLALRLGNTPEADGDGQKYRGRGLIQITGRTNYRQCSLGLFGDERLLALPELLEQPQWAAESAAWFWAQNGLNALADRDEFNSITRRINGGLNGLQDRLELWGRARAVLCQPSV; from the coding sequence ATGCAAATCACTGAAGACAATCTACTCACCATCATGCCCAACGCCCGCCGCCAAGCGGGCGTTTTTGTTTCTGCACTCAACGATGCCATGGCGCGCCATCGCATCGACACGCCCAAGCGTATTGCCGCGTTTCTTGCCCAGATCGGGCATGAGTCGGGGCAATTGCAGTACGTGCGTGAACTGGGCAACAACCAATACCTGAGCAAATACGACACCGGTACGCTGGCCCTGCGGTTGGGTAACACGCCCGAGGCCGATGGCGACGGGCAGAAGTATCGCGGGCGCGGGCTGATCCAGATTACCGGCCGCACCAACTATCGCCAGTGCAGCCTCGGGCTGTTCGGCGATGAGCGACTGCTGGCGCTACCGGAGCTGCTGGAGCAACCGCAATGGGCGGCCGAATCCGCGGCGTGGTTCTGGGCGCAGAACGGCCTGAACGCGCTGGCCGACCGTGATGAGTTCAACAGCATCACCCGGCGGATCAACGGCGGGTTGAACGGCTTGCAGGATCGCCTGGAACTCTGGGGGCGGGCGAGGGCGGTGCTATGCCAGCCTTCGGTCTGA
- a CDS encoding phage tail assembly chaperone — protein MVMYARIENGVAVEVIDTGDYAIDQLFAPAFVAAMVQVPEGVSVEIGAPMADATPAIEPSCEPQIPVIAQVAMVDDNEPLAAERAWRQSALAATEWQVTRHRDEQELGRGTTLKAQQYLELLEYRQALRDWPGAGAFPSSVLRPSAPQWLATDIG, from the coding sequence ATGGTCATGTATGCACGCATTGAAAACGGTGTCGCGGTCGAAGTGATCGACACCGGTGACTACGCGATCGACCAACTCTTCGCGCCTGCTTTTGTCGCTGCGATGGTGCAGGTGCCCGAGGGTGTGAGCGTCGAAATCGGCGCGCCGATGGCCGATGCGACTCCCGCGATCGAACCTTCGTGCGAACCGCAAATTCCTGTCATCGCTCAGGTCGCAATGGTCGACGACAACGAGCCTCTGGCAGCAGAGCGCGCCTGGCGCCAGTCCGCACTCGCAGCCACCGAATGGCAAGTCACCCGCCACCGCGACGAGCAGGAACTGGGACGCGGAACAACGCTCAAGGCCCAGCAATATCTGGAGCTGCTCGAGTACCGCCAGGCCTTGCGTGACTGGCCAGGTGCCGGCGCATTTCCGTCCTCCGTTTTACGACCGTCAGCGCCCCAATGGCTGGCCACGGACATTGGCTGA
- a CDS encoding lysis system i-spanin subunit Rz, with product MPAFGLSVWRLIGLVLLAAGSAALAWQFQDWRYGRQLAEQARLQAETLNQLTSAAAAAQQAEQDKRLALEQRLAAGEQTHYRALNDAQRDQDRLRDRLATADLRLSVLIDAGDAAQGCGVPAASGAGGVDHAAVRARLDPAHARRIVAITGEGDRGLIALQACQAYIRALAPAHFE from the coding sequence ATGCCAGCCTTCGGTCTGAGCGTCTGGCGGCTGATTGGCCTGGTGCTGTTGGCCGCAGGATCGGCGGCGCTGGCCTGGCAGTTTCAGGACTGGCGCTACGGTCGTCAATTGGCCGAACAGGCCCGGCTGCAGGCCGAGACCCTCAATCAACTGACTTCGGCCGCTGCCGCCGCGCAACAGGCCGAGCAGGACAAGCGTCTGGCCCTGGAGCAAAGGCTCGCGGCCGGCGAACAAACCCATTACCGAGCACTGAACGATGCCCAACGTGATCAGGATCGCCTGCGCGATCGCCTTGCCACTGCTGATCTGCGCCTGTCAGTCCTCATCGACGCAGGCGACGCTGCCCAAGGCTGTGGTGTGCCAGCCGCCTCCGGCGCCGGCGGCGTGGATCATGCAGCCGTACGCGCCCGACTTGACCCGGCGCATGCTCGACGAATTGTCGCCATCACCGGCGAAGGCGACCGCGGACTGATCGCCTTGCAGGCCTGTCAGGCCTATATCAGAGCGCTGGCGCCTGCACATTTTGAATAA
- a CDS encoding gp53-like domain-containing protein: protein MDYPNSVPSAGLVNGKFVDEDPVTGKPGSLIPASWGNGITQELLTVIQTAGLTPSETRTDQVLTALRSNKLFATAPQFDNSQSVATTAFVSRSGLQFSGFASYPTSTTLTAASVGGVASFSSATPITATLPSVANIPHAGTLHILNAGNGVLTISPTGNEAIETCNGTIGALKLGLGDSAQLVKLTGQWRLYGGSISDRYATAHSGVYGNVGYQRFPSGNIDQWGVGTTDSNGDVYVTFPIAFPTAFSSIVAIHSGGDGAMVVQYAGSESRTGCRLKVRSYNGAVSANWGIYYFAKGY from the coding sequence GTGGACTACCCCAATAGTGTTCCCAGCGCAGGTCTGGTGAACGGCAAGTTTGTCGATGAAGACCCGGTCACCGGCAAGCCGGGATCCTTGATCCCGGCCAGCTGGGGCAACGGCATCACTCAGGAGCTGCTGACCGTCATCCAGACCGCTGGCCTCACCCCGTCCGAGACTCGAACCGACCAAGTGCTGACGGCATTGCGCAGCAACAAACTGTTTGCGACCGCGCCGCAGTTCGACAACAGTCAGTCGGTCGCCACTACCGCTTTCGTGAGCCGCAGCGGTCTGCAGTTTTCCGGTTTCGCCTCCTATCCGACGAGTACGACTTTGACAGCGGCCAGCGTGGGCGGCGTGGCCAGTTTTTCCAGCGCCACGCCGATTACGGCGACCCTGCCTTCCGTTGCCAATATTCCTCATGCCGGGACCCTGCATATCCTCAACGCCGGGAATGGCGTTCTGACGATCAGTCCCACCGGCAATGAAGCCATTGAAACCTGCAACGGCACCATCGGCGCACTCAAGCTTGGCCTCGGTGATTCGGCGCAACTGGTCAAGTTGACCGGACAGTGGCGACTGTACGGCGGATCGATCAGCGACCGGTATGCGACGGCCCATTCCGGCGTCTACGGCAATGTCGGTTACCAGCGCTTTCCCAGCGGCAACATCGATCAATGGGGAGTCGGGACGACCGATTCCAATGGCGATGTCTATGTGACCTTTCCGATCGCATTCCCGACCGCCTTTTCATCGATTGTCGCCATCCATTCGGGCGGCGATGGAGCCATGGTCGTTCAGTACGCGGGATCGGAAAGCCGAACCGGATGCCGTTTGAAGGTCCGCAGTTATAACGGGGCCGTCTCGGCAAACTGGGGTATCTATTATTTTGCAAAGGGCTACTGA
- a CDS encoding phage baseplate assembly protein, protein MSEMDNRVTLTVNNMEYGGWKSVQITADLERQFRTFKLDITWQWPGQTVDQRIKAGDPCEVRIGQDLVLTGYVFKAPISYDGRQISLSIEGSSKTQDLVDCAARNIPGQWQDQSLLSIVQALAGEYTQFVVNEIPETARLSKHTIVPGETVFQSIDRLLSLYRVFSTDDAEGRLVLAKPGSGGRASDALELGKNILSANAPMDHSQVFSEYKVIGQQKGNDKKSGAAASEVESTATDLSFKRRRTTIINEGSQLTFELAQQRAQWESATRMGRALTTTYQVQGWRQSNGDLWRHNTLVKVKDPVLGFDGDMLISKVTYSLSAQGSVTTLQVAPPHTFDANPTPPKKT, encoded by the coding sequence ATGAGCGAGATGGACAACCGCGTCACGCTGACCGTCAACAACATGGAGTACGGCGGCTGGAAAAGCGTGCAGATCACCGCGGACCTGGAGCGTCAGTTCCGCACCTTCAAACTCGACATCACCTGGCAATGGCCGGGGCAGACCGTGGATCAGCGGATCAAGGCCGGCGACCCGTGCGAAGTGCGGATCGGCCAGGATCTGGTGCTCACCGGTTATGTGTTCAAGGCCCCGATCAGCTATGACGGGCGGCAGATCAGCCTGAGCATCGAAGGCAGTTCCAAGACCCAGGATCTGGTCGATTGTGCGGCGCGAAATATCCCCGGCCAATGGCAGGATCAATCGCTGTTGAGCATCGTCCAGGCCCTGGCCGGGGAATACACGCAGTTTGTGGTCAACGAAATTCCCGAGACCGCACGCCTGAGCAAACACACCATCGTTCCGGGTGAAACCGTGTTTCAGTCGATCGACCGTCTGCTCTCGCTGTACCGGGTGTTTTCCACCGATGACGCCGAGGGGCGGCTGGTGCTGGCCAAACCGGGCAGCGGCGGCCGCGCGAGCGATGCGCTGGAGCTGGGCAAGAACATTCTCTCGGCCAATGCGCCGATGGATCACAGCCAGGTGTTCTCCGAATACAAGGTGATCGGCCAGCAAAAGGGCAACGACAAGAAGAGCGGGGCGGCAGCCAGCGAAGTGGAATCGACGGCGACCGACCTGAGCTTCAAACGCCGGCGCACCACGATCATCAACGAGGGCTCGCAACTGACGTTCGAACTGGCCCAGCAGCGGGCCCAGTGGGAAAGCGCCACGCGCATGGGCCGGGCGCTGACCACCACGTATCAGGTGCAGGGCTGGCGCCAGTCCAACGGCGATCTGTGGCGCCACAACACGCTGGTGAAGGTCAAGGATCCGGTACTCGGCTTCGATGGCGACATGCTGATCTCCAAGGTTACGTATTCGTTGTCGGCGCAAGGCTCGGTGACCACGCTGCAAGTGGCGCCGCCGCATACCTTCGACGCCAATCCGACGCCCCCGAAAAAAACCTGA
- the recA gene encoding recombinase RecA, which yields MDDNKKKALAAALGQIERQFGKGAVMRMGDQDRQAIPAISTGSLGLDIALGIGGLPKGRIVEIYGPESSGKTTLTLSVIAQAQKAGATCAFVDAEHALDPEYAGKLGVNVDDLLVSQPDTGEQALEITDMLVRSNAVDVIIVDSVAALVPKAEIEGEMGDMHVGLQARLMSQALRKITGNIKNANCLVIFINQIRMKIGVMFGSPETTTGGNALKFYASVRLDIRRTGAVKEGDEVVGSETRVKVVKNKVASPFRQAEFQILYGKGIYLNGEMIDLGVLHGFVEKSGAWYAYEGTKIGQGKANSAKFLADNPEVAAKLEKQLRDKLLSPAVIADSKASAVKETEDDLADADI from the coding sequence ATGGACGACAACAAGAAGAAAGCCTTGGCTGCGGCCCTGGGTCAGATCGAACGTCAATTCGGCAAGGGTGCCGTAATGCGTATGGGCGATCAGGACCGTCAGGCGATCCCGGCCATTTCCACCGGCTCTCTGGGTCTGGACATCGCACTCGGCATCGGCGGCCTGCCAAAAGGCCGTATCGTTGAAATCTACGGTCCTGAATCTTCCGGTAAAACCACACTGACGCTGTCCGTGATCGCCCAGGCTCAAAAAGCCGGTGCGACCTGCGCCTTCGTCGACGCCGAACACGCCCTCGACCCAGAGTACGCCGGCAAGCTGGGCGTCAACGTCGACGACCTGCTGGTTTCCCAGCCGGACACCGGCGAACAGGCCCTGGAAATCACCGACATGCTGGTGCGCTCCAACGCCGTTGACGTGATCATCGTCGACTCCGTGGCCGCTCTGGTACCGAAGGCAGAAATCGAAGGCGAAATGGGTGACATGCACGTGGGCCTGCAAGCCCGTCTGATGTCCCAGGCGCTGCGTAAAATCACCGGTAACATCAAGAACGCCAACTGCCTGGTGATCTTCATCAACCAGATCCGCATGAAGATCGGCGTGATGTTCGGCAGCCCGGAAACCACCACCGGTGGTAACGCGCTGAAGTTCTACGCCTCGGTTCGTCTCGACATCCGCCGTACCGGCGCGGTGAAGGAAGGCGACGAAGTGGTCGGCAGCGAAACCCGTGTCAAGGTTGTGAAGAACAAGGTTGCTTCGCCGTTCCGTCAGGCCGAGTTCCAGATTCTCTACGGCAAGGGTATCTACCTGAACGGCGAGATGATCGACCTGGGCGTACTGCACGGTTTCGTCGAGAAGTCCGGCGCCTGGTATGCCTACGAAGGCACCAAGATCGGTCAGGGCAAGGCCAACTCGGCCAAGTTCCTGGCGGACAACCCGGAAGTCGCGGCCAAGCTCGAGAAGCAACTGCGTGACAAACTGCTGTCGCCAGCTGTGATTGCTGATTCCAAGGCTTCTGCGGTCAAAGAGACCGAAGACGACCTGGCTGACGCTGATATCTGA